The window CCAGGCAGATACGGCGGGTGAGGACGAAGACCGCCACCGGGAGTACGAAGACCGCGATGCGGATCGTCCAGGTCACCGTGTTGATGGACAGGTGCAGTTGGGTCGCCACGATGTCGTTGCCGCCGCCCGCCAGGAGGACCAGATAGAGGCTGATCCAGGCCGCGCCGAGGCCCGTGCGTACCGGGTGGTTGCGGGGGCGGTCCAGGAGGTGGTGTTCGCGCTTGTCGCCCGTGATCCAGGACTCCAGGAACGGGTAGATGCCGATCAGGACCAGGAGCAGAGGGAACACGACGATCGGGATCAGGACACCGAGGACCAGCGTGTGGCCCCACAGGTTGATCTCCCAGCCCGGCATCACCCGCACCAGGCCCTCCGCGAAGCCCAGGTACCAGTCGGGCTGGGCGCCCGTGGAGACCTGGTCGGCGCGGAACGGGCCGTACGCCCAGACCGGGTTGATCGTGGCGACCGCGGCCAGGAGGGTGAGGGTGCCGAAGACCAGGAAGAAGAAGCCGCCCGCCTTGGCCAGGTACACCGGCATGAACGGGGCGCCGACGACGTTGCGTTCGGTGCGGCCGGGGCCCGCGAACTGGGTGTGCTTGTGGTAGACGACCAGCAGGACATGGGCGACCACCAGGGCCGCCATGATGCCCGGCAGGATCAGGATGTGCAGCGAGTAGAAGCGCGCCACGATGTCGTCACCGGGGAACTCGCCGCCGAACACGAACATGGAGAGGTACGTCCCCACGATCGGGACGGCCAGCAGCGCGCCGTTGACGAACCTGAGCCCGGTGCCGGACAGCAGATCGTCCGGGAGCGAGTAGCCGAACAGTCCCTCGAAAAGTCCGAGGAACAGCAGCAGCCAGCCGAACAGCCAGTTGACCTCACGGGGTTTGCGGTACGACCCGGTGAAGAAGTGCCGCATCATGTGCGTGAGCATCCCGGCGATGAACACCAGCGCCGCCCAGTGATGCAGCTGCCGGATGAGCAGTCCGCCGCGCACGTCGAAGCTGATGTCGAGGGTGGAGGCGTACGCCTCCGACATGCGCACCCCGTTGAGCGGGACATAACTGCCCTGGTACGTCACCTCGTTCATCGACGGATGGAAGAACAGGGTCAGCCAGACCCCGGTCAGGATCAGCACCACGAAGCTGTACAGGCAGATCTCGCCGAGCAGGAACGACCAGTGGTCCGGGAACACCTTGCGCAGGTACTTGCGGCCCAGCGTATGGATGCCGAGGCGGCCGTCGAACCAGTCGGCGGTGCGCTCGCCCTTCGAGGGGCCGGGAGTCCTGGAGGCCTGCGTCACGCCTCCTCCTCTTCCTCGCCCCGTTCGACATGCGTGAGCTTGTCGGGGTTGCTGACGATGTAGACGCCCGAGATCCGGTCGCCCTCCGGGGTGAGGTCCATGACCATCACCGCGAACGGTGAGTCGCCCTGGAACAGCACCGCCGCGTCGTCGCCGTTGACGCGCCGGTAGCGCAGCTCCAGTTCGCCCACGCCCTGCCGGGCGGCGTGCCCGGTGAGCAGCCGGACCACCTTGTCCCGGCCGTGCACCGGGCGCAGCCCCGACGGCTTGCGGTTGCCGCCGCCGTCCGACCACACCGTGACGTCCGGCGCGAGGATCTCCATCAGCGCGGCGATGTCCCCGCCGAGCGCGGCCCTGACGAACCGCTCCGTCGCCTCCCGCCGTACCCGTGGATGCGCCTGGTACAGCGGCCGCCGCGCATGCACATGGGCGCGGGCGCGCCGGGCCAACTGCCGTACCGCCGCCGGGGTGCGGTCCAGGATGTCCGCGATCTCGGTGTGCGGATAGCCGAACACCTCGTTCAGGACGAACACCGCGCGCTCCAGCGGAGTCAGCGACTCCAGTACCACCAGCAGCGCCAGTGACACGGACTCGGTGCGCAGGGCCGGGTCGTCCGCGCCGTCGTCGGACGCGACCAGTGGCTCGGGCAGCCACGGTCCGACGTATGTCTCCTGGCGGCGGCTGATCGCGGCGCGTCGGCGCAGGGCGTGGTTGACGGCGACGCGGACGAGATACGCCCGGGGGTTCTCCACCCCGTCGAGCGGGGCGCCGCCGCCCCGGGCGGTCCAGGACAGCCAGGTCTCCTGGAGGACGTCCTCGGTGTCGGCGACGCTGCCCAGCACGTTGTAGACGACGCCGAACAGTAGCTCGCGATGGGCGACGAAGACGCCGGTCGCCTGGTCCAGCCGGTCGGCGGTCTCGGGATCAAGCCGGTCTTCGGTCTCGGGAAGTGATATCTCGGACATACGGGGGCCTCCGCAGCGGTGCGCTCACCACTGGGAGGCCTCGAGGGGGCCGGTTTGTGACATCGACGGGGGGTAATGTGACCCAGATCTCACGCGGCGTCGTGAAAGACGATCCCCAGCGCGTGCCGGCGGCCCGAGCGGACCGTGCTCACCCCGTGCCGCATCGCCCCCGCCGACCAGCCGCGCTTGGTGCGCACCGGGCGCTCACGGGTCGTGAAGACCAGCCCGTGGCCCTGTCGCAGCACGGTCGAGGTGCCCCGGGACTGGGCGCGCGGCCGCTGCTCCACCATCAGGAACTCGCCGCCGGTGTAGTCGGTGCCGTACTCGTCGAGGCCCACGACGACCTGGAGCGGGAAGACCAGGTCGCCGAAGACGTCCCGGTGAAGGGCGTTCCAGTCGCCCTCCGTGTAGCGCAGCAGGATCTGTGCCGAGCGGTCCTGGCCCGCCGTACGGCAGCGCTCCAGCCACTCGGACAGGGAGTCCGGCCAGGGTGCCGGGCGGCCGAGGCGGGCGGCCCAGTCGCGGGCGATCGGCAGCAGACGCGGGTAGAGCGCGGCGCGCAGGGCGGCGACCGGGGCCGGCAGTTCGTGGGTGAAGTAGCGGTACTCGCCCGAGCCGAAGCGGTGGCGTGCCATGTCGACGGTGGTCCGGAAGAGCTCCGGCTTCTCGTAGAGCGCGGCCAGGTCCCGGCACTCCGCGGGCGTCAGTAGCGGTGCCGTGAGCGCGCTGCCGTGCACGTCCAGCTCGGCGGCGAGCGCGTCCCAGTCGGTGGCGGCGATCCGGCAGCGGGCGGTGTCGGCGGTGAGGGGCATGAGTCTGTCGTCCTTCCTTCTCCCTCCGAGTTTGTGTCCCTGCTCGCCCGCCGACCGGCGGTATTCGGACGGCGTCCCCAGGTACCGTTACAGACCCCATCTGACCTGGCCGTATTTACGGGTAAGTACCCGCGCGGTACCGTGAGGTCATGCCAGCTCTCAACGTGGAGTTCAGCGACCGCGAACTTGAGGATCTGCGGCAGATCGCCAAGGAGCGCGGTACGTCGATGAAGGCGCTCGTACGGGAGGCGGCGGCGGCCGACATCGCCCGGCACCGGGCGCTCCAGGAGGGCGCGGAGGCCTTCCGCCGGTTCTTCGCCTCGCACGCCGACGAGTTCGCGGAAGCGTTCCCGGACGACGAACCACCCGCCAAGGGCGAGGGGCGGGCGGCCTGAGTGATGGCCCCCGTCATCCACATCGACGTGCCCTGGCTGCTCCAGCGGCACGAGGAGGTCCTGCCGGACCAGCCCACGATCAACGACTTCTCGGCGCTCGTGGCCGCCGTAGCCCGGCACCGCGTCGACCCGCCGCGCCTCGGCGTGAACTCCGACCCGGCCTGGCGGGCCGCCGCGCTGCTGCACACCATCGCCCTGCTCAAGCCGCTGCCCGCGGCCAACGCCCGGTTCGCCTGCGCCTCGGCCGTGGCGTACATGTTCGTCAGCGGTGTCGGCATCGATCCGCCGTACGGCGCCCTCGTCGACCTCGCCCGGGATCTGATCGACGGCAAGACCGATGTGTTCGGCGCCGCGGACCGGCTGCGGTCCTGGCAGATCTGAGGCTCTTGAGGCCGCGCGGATCCCGGGCTTTGGGGCCGCCGGCCGGGCCCGCCCCCCTCGGGGCCGCCGACCGAGGGCGGGAGGAACGGGGTCGGCGGCCCTTTCGCACAGGAGAGCCGTCCTGCGCGGGGCCTTCCGAGGGGCCGGTTCCAGTGCACCGCTCGCGCGTCCGCGCCGGGAGCGTGCGTGGCGCTCCGGCGCGGGTGCGTGATTCACACGGGGCGCGGGGCAAAGCCGAAAGTCGGTGCGGGTGACGGGAGTTGCCGTCGTTTCTGACTTTCTTTCAAAGGTGCGGATGTTGCCCGAGTGCCTTGTTGGTCGTGAGTGTTTTGTGCGAGGGTTAAGTGCCCGTGCGGGGGGTAAAAGCCGGGTCGCATTCGTACCGATGGGGGATCGGGCTCGGATGAGGTTTGGTGAATTCACGCTCCCCGCGCTCTTCTCTGCGCGTGGGAAGGAATCCGCTCAGTGCCCACCCCCCACCCCCCTCGCCCCCCTTACCCGCCGCCCGTCGGCGTCCCCGAGGAATCGGACGACGGCCTCGCCGCCCGCCTCAGAGGCAGACCGGACGGCGAGACAACCCATACGGTCGCCCTGTTGATGGCGCGACACTGGCAACCCGCCCAGGAATACGCGGTGATCTGCCTCGCCTCCCGCGCGGAGATCGCCGCCATGGTCACCTCCGCCGCCTTCCATCAGGTCCTCGACCGGCTGGCGCTGGGCGAACCTGCCACGGCGCTGCGCCCCCGACTGCTGGTCGCCGTACGGGACACGGTCCGGGTGTGGGCGGCCGAGGAGCGAATATCGGCCGTCCTGCCGGATCTCCGGAAACCGGCCGGCGGTCGCGGTATGCGTGCCGCGAAGTCCATGACTGCGGAAAATCGCAAGTTGGCCGGACGTTCATTCAACGCCCTTCCCGGACTTGCCCGGTGTCTGCTGTGGCACACCGAGGTGGAGGCGGAAGCGATAACCGTGCCCGCCTCACTGCTGGGCATGGATACCGACACCGCGTCGGTCGCAATCGAACAGGCGCGTGAAAAATTCCGCGAAGGCTGTGTACTCGCCCATCGAGAACTCGCCCCGACGAAGGATTGCCGCTTCTACAACCGCCTCCTCGACGTCCCCATTCGCCGCGGTGGAGCCCTGCTGCCGGACGTCCAGCAGCATCTGTCGGAGTGCCGTTACTGTCGTTCGGCCGCCGAACAACTGAGCCATTTCGAGGGCGCTTTGGGCACCCTGCTCGCCGAATCCGTCCTCGGCTGGGGCGCCCGCCGCTATCTGGAGTCCCGCCCGGGCCGTACCCAGCAGAGCCCGCACCCCCGCGGTTCGGCCCGGCACGGCCGCGGACGCCGACGCCTCCTGCCCCGTATCCCCGCGCAAGTGCGCCGGGTGACGGAGGGGCCTCGTCCGTCCCGGGTGCTGTTCACCGGGGTGGGCATCGCCTCGGCGGGGCTGCTCGCGTCGGTCCTCGCGGCCGGTGTCTGGTCCGACGACGACGGCTCCAGCCCGGCCGCCTCCGCGACGAACGGCGGCACCGGCGCCGAGGCCCCGCCCACGGTGTCCACCGCACCCCCGGGCACTGCCCAACTCCCCGTCCCGCCACGGCAGACCCGGCTGCGCAACGCCGAAGCCGACCTGTGCCTGGACATCCGCGACGAGCCCGAGGCCGGCGCCGGAACCGAGCTCGCGGCCTGCTCGGCGGCGGACACCCAGCAGTGGTCGTACGAGGAGGACGGGCTGTTGCGCAGTGCCGCGGAGCCCGAGCTCTGCCTGGACTCGCATGTGGACGCGGGGGTCGTCGTCCTCGGGCGGTGCGCCGACGAGGACGACGACCGGGCCGACGATGTGCGTTACGACCTCACCGTGCAGGGCGAGTTGCTGCCCCGCTGGGACGAGCAGCTCGCCCTCACCTCGACCAACGGCGAAGCGGGCGCTGACATCGTAGTCAAGGTCCGTAACGGCTCCGACGACCAGCGCTGGCTGGCGGATCCGGGGGAGTCGGCGAACCCGGGTTCGCTGTCGGTGGCCGCGCCGTCGGCCCGCGCTGACTGACCACGTCGCGCGGCTCCTTGCCCGACAGGAACCCGGTCACGTTCTCCACCGCGGCCAGCGCGATACGGACCAGGGTCTCGCGGGTGACGCCGCCGGCGTGCGGGGAGAGCACCACATTCGGGGCCCGCAGCAACCGCAGGGCCGGGGTGGGAGGTTCGGGATCGAAGACGTCGATGCCCGCCCCGGCCAGGGCGCGCTTCTCCAGGGCGTCCGCGAGGGCGTCCTGGTCGATCAGGGCGCCCCGCGCGGTGTTCACCACGAACGCCGTCGGCTTCAGCAGCGCCAGCCGGCCGGCATCGAGGAGGTGCCGGGTGTCGTCGGTGAGCGGGGCGTGCAGGGAGACGTAGTCCGCGGTGCGCAGCAGGTCGTCGAGCGGGACATGGCGGGCGCCGCCGAGTCGCTCCTCCACCTCGGGGGAGACCCGGTTGCGTCCGGCGTAGACGACGGTCATGTCGAAGGCGACCGCGCGGCGGGCGACTTCGCGGCCGATCTGGCCGAGGCCCACGATGCCGAGTGTCTTGCCGGACAGTTCGGTGAGGGAGCTCTGCAGACGGGGCAGCGCCCAGTCGCCCTCGACGAGCGCGGTGTGGGCGGGGATCAGCTGCTTGGCGAGGGCGAGCATGAGGGCGAAGGTCTGCTCGGCGACGTTCTGCGCCTCCGCGCCGCTGGAGCCGATGTTGCACACCTGCACGCCCCGGTCGCGGGCGGCCGTCAGATCGACGTAGTCGAAGCCGTGGCTCGCGCACTGCACCAGCTTCAACTCCGGTGCCGCGGCGAGGTGTTCGGCGGTCACGGGGCCGAGCCCCGTGATGATCACATGCGCGGCGCGCAGGGCGGCCGGGTCCTCGTCCGCCGTCTCGACGACGGTGACGTTCGCCTCGGCGGGGAAGAGGGTGGCGAGTCCCGCTCCCACGTTGCGGCCGCCGACATGCGGGGCGATGACGGCGAGGACGTTCATGCGGACTCCTCCACGAGGTCGGCCGGGCTCAGGGTGGCGGGGCCCGCGTGCCCGGACAGGGCGAGGGTGAGGTCGAGTTCGGCGAGCAGACACCGGATGACGTGCTCGACACCCGCCTGTCCGTCGAGCCCGAGCCCGTACACGTACGGCCGTCCGACCAGCACCGCCCGCGCGCCGAGAGCGAGCGCCTTGAAGATGTCGTCGCCGGTGCGGATCCCGCTGTCGAAGAGGACGGTGAGCCGGTCGCCGACCGCCTCCACGACCCGGGGCAGCGCGTCGGCCGCGGCGAGCGAACCGGCCACTTGGCGCCCGCCGTGGTTGGAGACGACGACCCCGTCCATGCCCGCGTCGGCCGCCGCACGCGCGTCGTCCGGATGCAGGATGCCCTTCAGTACGATCGGGCCGTCCCAGTTCTCCCGCAGGAACGCCAGGTCCGGCCAGGTCTTGCCGGGGTCGGCGAACATCCCCACGAAATGCATCACGGCGGCGTTCGGGTCCTCGTGCACCGGCTTGGCGAGGCCCGCCTGGAAGGCCGGGTCGGTGAAGTAGTTGGCGGTGCCCACACCGTGCAGGAACGGCAGATACGCCTGGTCCAGATCGCGGGGCCGCCACGCCAGCAACGGGGTGTCCAGAGTGACCACCAGGGCGGTGTACCCCGCCGCCTTCGCCCGGTTCAGGAAACTCCGGGCCACCTCCGGGTCCCTCGGCCAGTACAGCTGGAACCAGCGCTCGGCGTCCCCCATCGCCTCGGCGACCTGCTCCAGGGGGGTGCTGGACGCCGAGGACATGATGAACGGCACGCCCTGGGCGGCGGCGGCGCGGGCGGCGGCCGATTCGGCATCCGGATGCATGA of the Streptomyces sp. NBC_00287 genome contains:
- a CDS encoding 2-hydroxyacid dehydrogenase, producing MNVLAVIAPHVGGRNVGAGLATLFPAEANVTVVETADEDPAALRAAHVIITGLGPVTAEHLAAAPELKLVQCASHGFDYVDLTAARDRGVQVCNIGSSGAEAQNVAEQTFALMLALAKQLIPAHTALVEGDWALPRLQSSLTELSGKTLGIVGLGQIGREVARRAVAFDMTVVYAGRNRVSPEVEERLGGARHVPLDDLLRTADYVSLHAPLTDDTRHLLDAGRLALLKPTAFVVNTARGALIDQDALADALEKRALAGAGIDVFDPEPPTPALRLLRAPNVVLSPHAGGVTRETLVRIALAAVENVTGFLSGKEPRDVVSQRGPTARPPTANPGSPTPPDPPASAGRRSRYGP
- a CDS encoding 2OG-Fe(II) oxygenase — encoded protein: MPLTADTARCRIAATDWDALAAELDVHGSALTAPLLTPAECRDLAALYEKPELFRTTVDMARHRFGSGEYRYFTHELPAPVAALRAALYPRLLPIARDWAARLGRPAPWPDSLSEWLERCRTAGQDRSAQILLRYTEGDWNALHRDVFGDLVFPLQVVVGLDEYGTDYTGGEFLMVEQRPRAQSRGTSTVLRQGHGLVFTTRERPVRTKRGWSAGAMRHGVSTVRSGRRHALGIVFHDAA
- a CDS encoding toxin Doc, giving the protein MAPVIHIDVPWLLQRHEEVLPDQPTINDFSALVAAVARHRVDPPRLGVNSDPAWRAAALLHTIALLKPLPAANARFACASAVAYMFVSGVGIDPPYGALVDLARDLIDGKTDVFGAADRLRSWQI
- the sigJ gene encoding RNA polymerase sigma factor SigJ, giving the protein MSEISLPETEDRLDPETADRLDQATGVFVAHRELLFGVVYNVLGSVADTEDVLQETWLSWTARGGGAPLDGVENPRAYLVRVAVNHALRRRAAISRRQETYVGPWLPEPLVASDDGADDPALRTESVSLALLVVLESLTPLERAVFVLNEVFGYPHTEIADILDRTPAAVRQLARRARAHVHARRPLYQAHPRVRREATERFVRAALGGDIAALMEILAPDVTVWSDGGGNRKPSGLRPVHGRDKVVRLLTGHAARQGVGELELRYRRVNGDDAAVLFQGDSPFAVMVMDLTPEGDRISGVYIVSNPDKLTHVERGEEEEEA
- a CDS encoding RICIN domain-containing protein codes for the protein MPTPHPPRPPYPPPVGVPEESDDGLAARLRGRPDGETTHTVALLMARHWQPAQEYAVICLASRAEIAAMVTSAAFHQVLDRLALGEPATALRPRLLVAVRDTVRVWAAEERISAVLPDLRKPAGGRGMRAAKSMTAENRKLAGRSFNALPGLARCLLWHTEVEAEAITVPASLLGMDTDTASVAIEQAREKFREGCVLAHRELAPTKDCRFYNRLLDVPIRRGGALLPDVQQHLSECRYCRSAAEQLSHFEGALGTLLAESVLGWGARRYLESRPGRTQQSPHPRGSARHGRGRRRLLPRIPAQVRRVTEGPRPSRVLFTGVGIASAGLLASVLAAGVWSDDDGSSPAASATNGGTGAEAPPTVSTAPPGTAQLPVPPRQTRLRNAEADLCLDIRDEPEAGAGTELAACSAADTQQWSYEEDGLLRSAAEPELCLDSHVDAGVVVLGRCADEDDDRADDVRYDLTVQGELLPRWDEQLALTSTNGEAGADIVVKVRNGSDDQRWLADPGESANPGSLSVAAPSARAD
- a CDS encoding lactate 2-monooxygenase; this encodes MAKHWADFQYEIYLNGMTGAVPRLPTDLTRLEELTEQRLGPGPVGYVAGSAGDGSTARANRTALKRHRIVPRMLRDVHERDLSVEVLGRALPAPLALAPVGVLSIMHPDAESAAARAAAAQGVPFIMSSASSTPLEQVAEAMGDAERWFQLYWPRDPEVARSFLNRAKAAGYTALVVTLDTPLLAWRPRDLDQAYLPFLHGVGTANYFTDPAFQAGLAKPVHEDPNAAVMHFVGMFADPGKTWPDLAFLRENWDGPIVLKGILHPDDARAAADAGMDGVVVSNHGGRQVAGSLAAADALPRVVEAVGDRLTVLFDSGIRTGDDIFKALALGARAVLVGRPYVYGLGLDGQAGVEHVIRCLLAELDLTLALSGHAGPATLSPADLVEESA
- the qcrB gene encoding cytochrome bc1 complex cytochrome b subunit, with the translated sequence MTQASRTPGPSKGERTADWFDGRLGIHTLGRKYLRKVFPDHWSFLLGEICLYSFVVLILTGVWLTLFFHPSMNEVTYQGSYVPLNGVRMSEAYASTLDISFDVRGGLLIRQLHHWAALVFIAGMLTHMMRHFFTGSYRKPREVNWLFGWLLLFLGLFEGLFGYSLPDDLLSGTGLRFVNGALLAVPIVGTYLSMFVFGGEFPGDDIVARFYSLHILILPGIMAALVVAHVLLVVYHKHTQFAGPGRTERNVVGAPFMPVYLAKAGGFFFLVFGTLTLLAAVATINPVWAYGPFRADQVSTGAQPDWYLGFAEGLVRVMPGWEINLWGHTLVLGVLIPIVVFPLLLVLIGIYPFLESWITGDKREHHLLDRPRNHPVRTGLGAAWISLYLVLLAGGGNDIVATQLHLSINTVTWTIRIAVFVLPVAVFVLTRRICLGLQLRDKELVAHGRETGIIKRLPHGEYIELHEPLDQARLHTLTAHERPREFVEQESRAEIP